Proteins encoded within one genomic window of Homo sapiens chromosome 21, GRCh38.p14 Primary Assembly:
- the AGPAT3 gene encoding 1-acyl-sn-glycerol-3-phosphate acyltransferase gamma isoform X3 translates to MKQSRELTDGCPQRGAVHPLLSSAMGLLAFLKTQFVLHLLVGFVFVVSGLVINFVQLCTLALWPVSKQLYRRLNCRLAYSLWSQLVMLLEWWSCTECTLFTDQATVERFGKEHAVIILNHNFEIDFLCGWTMCERFGVLGSSKVLAKKELLYVPLIGWTWYFLEIVFCKRKWEEDRDTVVEGLRRLSDYPEYMWFLLYCEGTRFTETKHRVSMEVAAAKGLPVLKYHLLPRTKGFTTAVKCLRGTVAAVYDVTLNFRGNKNPSLLGILYGKKYEADMCVRRFPLEDIPLDEKEAAQWLHKLYQEKDALQEIYNQKGMFPGEQFKPARRPWTLLNFLSWATILLSPLFSFVLGVFASGSPLLILTFLGFVGAASFGVRRLIGVTEIEKGSSYGNQEFKKKE, encoded by the exons ATGAAGCAAAGTCGAGAACTTACG GACGGCTGTCCTCAGCGAGGGGCCGTGCACCCGCTCCTGAGCAGCGCCATGGGCCTGCTGGCCTTCCTGAAGACCCAGTTCGTGCTGCACCTGCTGGTCGGCTTTGTCTTCGTGGTGAGTGGTCTGGTCATCAACTTCGTCCAGCTGTGCACGCTGGCGCTCTGGCCGGTCAGCAAGCAGCTCTACCGCCGCCTCAACTGCCGCCTCGCCTACTCACTCTGGAGCC AACTGGTCATGCTGCTGGAGTGGTGGTCCTGCACGGAGTGTACACTGTTCACGGACCAGGCCACGGTAGAGCGCTTTGGGAAGGAGCACGCAGTCATCATCCTCAACCACAACTTCGAGATCGACTTCCTCTGTGGGTGGACCATGTGTGAGCGCTTCGGAGTGCTGGGG AGCTCCAAGGTCCTCGCTAAGAAGGAGCTGCTCTACGTGCCCCTCATCGGCTGGACGTGGTACTTTCTGGAGATTGTGTTCTGCAAGCGGAAGTGGGAGGAGGACCGGGACACCGTGGTCGAAGGGCTGAGGCGCCTGTCGGACTACCCCGAGTACATGTGG TTTCTCCTGTACTGCGAGGGGACGCGCTTCACGGAGACCAAGCACCGCGTTAGCATGGAGGTGGCGGCTGCTAAGGGGCTTCCTGTCCTCAAGTACCACCTGCTGCCGCGGACCAAGGGCTTCACCACCGCAGTCAAGTGCCTCCGGGGGACAG TCGCAGCTGTCTATGATGTAACCCTGAACTTCAGAGGAAACAAGAACCCGTCCCTGCTGGGGATCCTCTACGGGAAGAAGTACGAGGCGGACATGTGCGTGAG GAGATTTCCTCTGGAAGACATCCCGCTGGATGAAAAGGAAGCAGCTCAGTGGCTTCATAAACTGTACCAGGAGAAG GACGCGCTCCAGGAGATATATAATCAGAAGGGCATGTTTCCAGGGGAGCAGTTTAAGCCTGCCCGGAGGCCGTGGACCCTCCTGAACTTCCTGTCCTGGgccaccattctcctgtctccccTCTTCAGTTTTGTCTTGGGCGTCTTTGCCAGCGGATCACCTCTCCTGATCCTGACTTTCTTGGGGTTTGTGGGAGCAG
- the AGPAT3 gene encoding 1-acyl-sn-glycerol-3-phosphate acyltransferase gamma isoform X5, protein MCITALSVAPKGWVPAACRQGAYHRGTSMPWGSLSSHGCALGAVPGPSQKHRAGPAGPDAMGFCVCEPLEKDGCPQRGAVHPLLSSAMGLLAFLKTQFVLHLLVGFVFVVSGLVINFVQLCTLALWPVSKQLYRRLNCRLAYSLWSQLVMLLEWWSCTECTLFTDQATVERFGKEHAVIILNHNFEIDFLCGWTMCERFGVLGSSKVLAKKELLYVPLIGWTWYFLEIVFCKRKWEEDRDTVVEGLRRLSDYPEYMWFLLYCEGTRFTETKHRVSMEVAAAKGLPVLKYHLLPRTKGFTTAVKCLRGTVAAVYDVTLNFRGNKNPSLLGILYGKKYEADMCVRRFPLEDIPLDEKEAAQWLHKLYQEKDALQEIYNQKGMFPGEQFKPARRPWTLLNFLSWATILLSPLFSFVLGVFASGSPLLILTFLGFVGAASFGVRRLIGVTEIEKGSSYGNQEFKKKE, encoded by the exons ATGTGCATCACGGCTCTATCTGTGGCCCCCAAAGGCTGGGTGCCAGCTGCCTGTCGGCAGGGAGCGTATCACCGTGGCACGTCCATGCCGTGGGGGTCACTCAGCAGCCACGGATGCGCCCTGGGTGCTGTCCCGGGGCCGTCTCAGAAGCACCGCGCTGGACCGGCTGGGCCAGATGCCATGGGATTCTGTGTTTGTGAACCTCTAGAAAAG GACGGCTGTCCTCAGCGAGGGGCCGTGCACCCGCTCCTGAGCAGCGCCATGGGCCTGCTGGCCTTCCTGAAGACCCAGTTCGTGCTGCACCTGCTGGTCGGCTTTGTCTTCGTGGTGAGTGGTCTGGTCATCAACTTCGTCCAGCTGTGCACGCTGGCGCTCTGGCCGGTCAGCAAGCAGCTCTACCGCCGCCTCAACTGCCGCCTCGCCTACTCACTCTGGAGCC AACTGGTCATGCTGCTGGAGTGGTGGTCCTGCACGGAGTGTACACTGTTCACGGACCAGGCCACGGTAGAGCGCTTTGGGAAGGAGCACGCAGTCATCATCCTCAACCACAACTTCGAGATCGACTTCCTCTGTGGGTGGACCATGTGTGAGCGCTTCGGAGTGCTGGGG AGCTCCAAGGTCCTCGCTAAGAAGGAGCTGCTCTACGTGCCCCTCATCGGCTGGACGTGGTACTTTCTGGAGATTGTGTTCTGCAAGCGGAAGTGGGAGGAGGACCGGGACACCGTGGTCGAAGGGCTGAGGCGCCTGTCGGACTACCCCGAGTACATGTGG TTTCTCCTGTACTGCGAGGGGACGCGCTTCACGGAGACCAAGCACCGCGTTAGCATGGAGGTGGCGGCTGCTAAGGGGCTTCCTGTCCTCAAGTACCACCTGCTGCCGCGGACCAAGGGCTTCACCACCGCAGTCAAGTGCCTCCGGGGGACAG TCGCAGCTGTCTATGATGTAACCCTGAACTTCAGAGGAAACAAGAACCCGTCCCTGCTGGGGATCCTCTACGGGAAGAAGTACGAGGCGGACATGTGCGTGAG GAGATTTCCTCTGGAAGACATCCCGCTGGATGAAAAGGAAGCAGCTCAGTGGCTTCATAAACTGTACCAGGAGAAG GACGCGCTCCAGGAGATATATAATCAGAAGGGCATGTTTCCAGGGGAGCAGTTTAAGCCTGCCCGGAGGCCGTGGACCCTCCTGAACTTCCTGTCCTGGgccaccattctcctgtctccccTCTTCAGTTTTGTCTTGGGCGTCTTTGCCAGCGGATCACCTCTCCTGATCCTGACTTTCTTGGGGTTTGTGGGAGCAG
- the AGPAT3 gene encoding 1-acyl-sn-glycerol-3-phosphate acyltransferase gamma isoform X8, producing MLSLVKSEDGCPQRGAVHPLLSSAMGLLAFLKTQFVLHLLVGFVFVVSGLVINFVQLCTLALWPVSKQLYRRLNCRLAYSLWSQLVMLLEWWSCTECTLFTDQATVERFGKEHAVIILNHNFEIDFLCGWTMCERFGVLGSSKVLAKKELLYVPLIGWTWYFLEIVFCKRKWEEDRDTVVEGLRRLSDYPEYMWFLLYCEGTRFTETKHRVSMEVAAAKGLPVLKYHLLPRTKGFTTAVKCLRGTVAAVYDVTLNFRGNKNPSLLGILYGKKYEADMCVRRFPLEDIPLDEKEAAQWLHKLYQEKDALQEIYNQKGMFPGEQFKPARRPWTLLNFLSWATILLSPLFSFVLGVFASGSPLLILTFLGFVGAASFGVRRLIGVTEIEKGSSYGNQEFKKKE from the exons GACGGCTGTCCTCAGCGAGGGGCCGTGCACCCGCTCCTGAGCAGCGCCATGGGCCTGCTGGCCTTCCTGAAGACCCAGTTCGTGCTGCACCTGCTGGTCGGCTTTGTCTTCGTGGTGAGTGGTCTGGTCATCAACTTCGTCCAGCTGTGCACGCTGGCGCTCTGGCCGGTCAGCAAGCAGCTCTACCGCCGCCTCAACTGCCGCCTCGCCTACTCACTCTGGAGCC AACTGGTCATGCTGCTGGAGTGGTGGTCCTGCACGGAGTGTACACTGTTCACGGACCAGGCCACGGTAGAGCGCTTTGGGAAGGAGCACGCAGTCATCATCCTCAACCACAACTTCGAGATCGACTTCCTCTGTGGGTGGACCATGTGTGAGCGCTTCGGAGTGCTGGGG AGCTCCAAGGTCCTCGCTAAGAAGGAGCTGCTCTACGTGCCCCTCATCGGCTGGACGTGGTACTTTCTGGAGATTGTGTTCTGCAAGCGGAAGTGGGAGGAGGACCGGGACACCGTGGTCGAAGGGCTGAGGCGCCTGTCGGACTACCCCGAGTACATGTGG TTTCTCCTGTACTGCGAGGGGACGCGCTTCACGGAGACCAAGCACCGCGTTAGCATGGAGGTGGCGGCTGCTAAGGGGCTTCCTGTCCTCAAGTACCACCTGCTGCCGCGGACCAAGGGCTTCACCACCGCAGTCAAGTGCCTCCGGGGGACAG TCGCAGCTGTCTATGATGTAACCCTGAACTTCAGAGGAAACAAGAACCCGTCCCTGCTGGGGATCCTCTACGGGAAGAAGTACGAGGCGGACATGTGCGTGAG GAGATTTCCTCTGGAAGACATCCCGCTGGATGAAAAGGAAGCAGCTCAGTGGCTTCATAAACTGTACCAGGAGAAG GACGCGCTCCAGGAGATATATAATCAGAAGGGCATGTTTCCAGGGGAGCAGTTTAAGCCTGCCCGGAGGCCGTGGACCCTCCTGAACTTCCTGTCCTGGgccaccattctcctgtctccccTCTTCAGTTTTGTCTTGGGCGTCTTTGCCAGCGGATCACCTCTCCTGATCCTGACTTTCTTGGGGTTTGTGGGAGCAG
- the AGPAT3 gene encoding 1-acyl-sn-glycerol-3-phosphate acyltransferase gamma isoform X1, producing MGLLAFLKTQFVLHLLVGFVFVVSGLVINFVQLCTLALWPVSKQLYRRLNCRLAYSLWSQLVMLLEWWSCTECTLFTDQATVERFGKEHAVIILNHNFEIDFLCGWTMCERFGVLGSSKVLAKKELLYVPLIGWTWYFLEIVFCKRKWEEDRDTVVEGLRRLSDYPEYMWFLLYCEGTRFTETKHRVSMEVAAAKGLPVLKYHLLPRTKGFTTAVKCLRGTVAAVYDVTLNFRGNKNPSLLGILYGKKYEADMCVRRFPLEDIPLDEKEAAQWLHKLYQEKDALQEIYNQKGMFPGEQFKPARRPWTLLNFLSWATILLSPLFSFVLGVFASGSPLLILTFLGFVGAASFGVRRLIGVTEIEKGSSYGNQEFKKKE from the exons ATGGGCCTGCTGGCCTTCCTGAAGACCCAGTTCGTGCTGCACCTGCTGGTCGGCTTTGTCTTCGTGGTGAGTGGTCTGGTCATCAACTTCGTCCAGCTGTGCACGCTGGCGCTCTGGCCGGTCAGCAAGCAGCTCTACCGCCGCCTCAACTGCCGCCTCGCCTACTCACTCTGGAGCC AACTGGTCATGCTGCTGGAGTGGTGGTCCTGCACGGAGTGTACACTGTTCACGGACCAGGCCACGGTAGAGCGCTTTGGGAAGGAGCACGCAGTCATCATCCTCAACCACAACTTCGAGATCGACTTCCTCTGTGGGTGGACCATGTGTGAGCGCTTCGGAGTGCTGGGG AGCTCCAAGGTCCTCGCTAAGAAGGAGCTGCTCTACGTGCCCCTCATCGGCTGGACGTGGTACTTTCTGGAGATTGTGTTCTGCAAGCGGAAGTGGGAGGAGGACCGGGACACCGTGGTCGAAGGGCTGAGGCGCCTGTCGGACTACCCCGAGTACATGTGG TTTCTCCTGTACTGCGAGGGGACGCGCTTCACGGAGACCAAGCACCGCGTTAGCATGGAGGTGGCGGCTGCTAAGGGGCTTCCTGTCCTCAAGTACCACCTGCTGCCGCGGACCAAGGGCTTCACCACCGCAGTCAAGTGCCTCCGGGGGACAG TCGCAGCTGTCTATGATGTAACCCTGAACTTCAGAGGAAACAAGAACCCGTCCCTGCTGGGGATCCTCTACGGGAAGAAGTACGAGGCGGACATGTGCGTGAG GAGATTTCCTCTGGAAGACATCCCGCTGGATGAAAAGGAAGCAGCTCAGTGGCTTCATAAACTGTACCAGGAGAAG GACGCGCTCCAGGAGATATATAATCAGAAGGGCATGTTTCCAGGGGAGCAGTTTAAGCCTGCCCGGAGGCCGTGGACCCTCCTGAACTTCCTGTCCTGGgccaccattctcctgtctccccTCTTCAGTTTTGTCTTGGGCGTCTTTGCCAGCGGATCACCTCTCCTGATCCTGACTTTCTTGGGGTTTGTGGGAGCAG
- the AGPAT3 gene encoding 1-acyl-sn-glycerol-3-phosphate acyltransferase gamma isoform X4: MTRGRLSSARGRAPAPEQRHGPAGLPEDPVRAAPAGRLCLRELVMLLEWWSCTECTLFTDQATVERFGKEHAVIILNHNFEIDFLCGWTMCERFGVLGSSKVLAKKELLYVPLIGWTWYFLEIVFCKRKWEEDRDTVVEGLRRLSDYPEYMWFLLYCEGTRFTETKHRVSMEVAAAKGLPVLKYHLLPRTKGFTTAVKCLRGTVAAVYDVTLNFRGNKNPSLLGILYGKKYEADMCVRRFPLEDIPLDEKEAAQWLHKLYQEKDALQEIYNQKGMFPGEQFKPARRPWTLLNFLSWATILLSPLFSFVLGVFASGSPLLILTFLGFVGAASFGVRRLIGVTEIEKGSSYGNQEFKKKE; encoded by the exons ATGACCAGAG GACGGCTGTCCTCAGCGAGGGGCCGTGCACCCGCTCCTGAGCAGCGCCATGGGCCTGCTGGCCTTCCTGAAGACCCAGTTCGTGCTGCACCTGCTGGTCGGCTTTGTCTTCGTG AACTGGTCATGCTGCTGGAGTGGTGGTCCTGCACGGAGTGTACACTGTTCACGGACCAGGCCACGGTAGAGCGCTTTGGGAAGGAGCACGCAGTCATCATCCTCAACCACAACTTCGAGATCGACTTCCTCTGTGGGTGGACCATGTGTGAGCGCTTCGGAGTGCTGGGG AGCTCCAAGGTCCTCGCTAAGAAGGAGCTGCTCTACGTGCCCCTCATCGGCTGGACGTGGTACTTTCTGGAGATTGTGTTCTGCAAGCGGAAGTGGGAGGAGGACCGGGACACCGTGGTCGAAGGGCTGAGGCGCCTGTCGGACTACCCCGAGTACATGTGG TTTCTCCTGTACTGCGAGGGGACGCGCTTCACGGAGACCAAGCACCGCGTTAGCATGGAGGTGGCGGCTGCTAAGGGGCTTCCTGTCCTCAAGTACCACCTGCTGCCGCGGACCAAGGGCTTCACCACCGCAGTCAAGTGCCTCCGGGGGACAG TCGCAGCTGTCTATGATGTAACCCTGAACTTCAGAGGAAACAAGAACCCGTCCCTGCTGGGGATCCTCTACGGGAAGAAGTACGAGGCGGACATGTGCGTGAG GAGATTTCCTCTGGAAGACATCCCGCTGGATGAAAAGGAAGCAGCTCAGTGGCTTCATAAACTGTACCAGGAGAAG GACGCGCTCCAGGAGATATATAATCAGAAGGGCATGTTTCCAGGGGAGCAGTTTAAGCCTGCCCGGAGGCCGTGGACCCTCCTGAACTTCCTGTCCTGGgccaccattctcctgtctccccTCTTCAGTTTTGTCTTGGGCGTCTTTGCCAGCGGATCACCTCTCCTGATCCTGACTTTCTTGGGGTTTGTGGGAGCAG
- the AGPAT3 gene encoding 1-acyl-sn-glycerol-3-phosphate acyltransferase gamma isoform X6, with the protein MLLEWWSCTECTLFTDQATVERFGKEHAVIILNHNFEIDFLCGWTMCERFGVLGSSKVLAKKELLYVPLIGWTWYFLEIVFCKRKWEEDRDTVVEGLRRLSDYPEYMWFLLYCEGTRFTETKHRVSMEVAAAKGLPVLKYHLLPRTKGFTTAVKCLRGTVAAVYDVTLNFRGNKNPSLLGILYGKKYEADMCVRRFPLEDIPLDEKEAAQWLHKLYQEKDALQEIYNQKGMFPGEQFKPARRPWTLLNFLSWATILLSPLFSFVLGVFASGSPLLILTFLGFVGAASFGVRRLIGVTEIEKGSSYGNQEFKKKE; encoded by the exons ATGCTGCTGGAGTGGTGGTCCTGCACGGAGTGTACACTGTTCACGGACCAGGCCACGGTAGAGCGCTTTGGGAAGGAGCACGCAGTCATCATCCTCAACCACAACTTCGAGATCGACTTCCTCTGTGGGTGGACCATGTGTGAGCGCTTCGGAGTGCTGGGG AGCTCCAAGGTCCTCGCTAAGAAGGAGCTGCTCTACGTGCCCCTCATCGGCTGGACGTGGTACTTTCTGGAGATTGTGTTCTGCAAGCGGAAGTGGGAGGAGGACCGGGACACCGTGGTCGAAGGGCTGAGGCGCCTGTCGGACTACCCCGAGTACATGTGG TTTCTCCTGTACTGCGAGGGGACGCGCTTCACGGAGACCAAGCACCGCGTTAGCATGGAGGTGGCGGCTGCTAAGGGGCTTCCTGTCCTCAAGTACCACCTGCTGCCGCGGACCAAGGGCTTCACCACCGCAGTCAAGTGCCTCCGGGGGACAG TCGCAGCTGTCTATGATGTAACCCTGAACTTCAGAGGAAACAAGAACCCGTCCCTGCTGGGGATCCTCTACGGGAAGAAGTACGAGGCGGACATGTGCGTGAG GAGATTTCCTCTGGAAGACATCCCGCTGGATGAAAAGGAAGCAGCTCAGTGGCTTCATAAACTGTACCAGGAGAAG GACGCGCTCCAGGAGATATATAATCAGAAGGGCATGTTTCCAGGGGAGCAGTTTAAGCCTGCCCGGAGGCCGTGGACCCTCCTGAACTTCCTGTCCTGGgccaccattctcctgtctccccTCTTCAGTTTTGTCTTGGGCGTCTTTGCCAGCGGATCACCTCTCCTGATCCTGACTTTCTTGGGGTTTGTGGGAGCAG